The sequence AGCACCTGGGTGCCAAAAATAATTTTGTTGTTGGTGAGTCCAACTACTCAAGTCAGTTTTATTGATTTTGGGAGGATTAACATAAGCCATAACAGTATCCTTTGAGCTTTACGGTAAGTATGCATTCGCCATCAAATCGAAAATTAGCTGAAAAATGGTAGGAAATAAAGATGATGGTTAATTAACCATGTCATCTCATATTAGTCATTATAGATGAGTTTGTATTAGCTATATTCAAGCGAATGTTTTACATCCAATTTATCATATACTTCCAATAACCGATTATTGCGCTTATCGGCTGGTTTTGGAAAGACTTCAGGTGAGGTAGGCTGGAAAAGGAGGCAGGCGGAGAATAACTACATTGTAATGCTTATTAACTATTCTAATGGAGTAATGAATATATCTCTGCAATGTTTACTAATCATATATGGACGCTTGCATGTTTAAAGTAACTCACAGTGGTACAAATCGTTTAGATATTTCATTGAGCGGCAAAATGGATTCTAAAGAAATGAATGCGGTATTAGATGAGCTTGCCAATAAAGCCAGGGATATTGAAAACGGAACCTTACTTTATGAAATCACTGATTTTCACTTTCCGACGCTGGGCGCAATCGCAGTAGAGTTCTCTCGTTTACCTGAGATGATTAAACTGATGAAAAAGTTTAAACGAGCAGCAGTATTAGCTGACAAAACATGGTTAAAAAAAGTAAGTGAGCTTGAAGGTGCCTTTTTCCCAGGTTTAGAAGTGAAGGCTTTTAACTGGAACCAAAAACTGGAAGCAGAAGCGTGGTTGTTAAGTTAAAGGACAGATTGTTTGGCAACCAATCTGTCATGTATTTCCTTGCAATTACCGATAAGTGGTGGTTATTGGCTGGTACGGATTACAACGGAAAAAGGTGACAGGAAAGGGCTTATTGCACTATAAAGATTATATAATTACAAACCATGGCAAATTCACCTAACGGCACATGTGGTATTTTTTGAAACAGTAGAGATTTTTTCAAGTTGTGATGGAGACGACTGTTATATGAAATATAAGTTTAACTCGATCATTCAGTTTTTAAAAGGCAAGCTCAATACTCTTGATCTAGATTTAGCTTATATATTAGCTAACAAGGAGTAGTTAATCATGAGGTTAATATGGATATACTGGCTATGGCTTGTACCAGCTGTATTTTTATCAACCTCCGTATCTAGTGCTACTCCAAAAAGCAATAATGAAAAGCTTCATTTATTAGTTATTAGCAGCTATCACCGAGAATATTTATGGTCTCAAGACACCCATCGTGGCTTAGTTGATGCACTTATCAAATTTAATTACCTTGACTCTAAACAACAAGCTGAAACTTTTACCAACACAGATAGGGTTACAAGTACTCGTGCAGTAATTCATAAGCTATGGATGGACACTAAGAGAAAAAACACTATCAAAGAAATTCATCAAACAGTAAATCGTATTATGAGTTTTATAGAACAGTTTAAGCCAAGCTTAGTCTTGCTGGGTGATGACAACGCTACTAACTATATTGGTAACCAGCTGTTAGACACTGAAACGCCTGTCGTTTTTTGGGGGGTCAATGGATATCCAGTTAAATATGGTCTTTTGGATAGCATAGAGCGACCTGGTCACAATGTGACAGGAATATATCAGGCAGGCTATCTGAAAGAAGGGGTAGATTATTTACATAAGTTACTGCCCGATCTAAAAACGTTTGCCGTATTATCTGATGACTCTCCCACAGGCCGCTCAAAAGCAAAAGAAATTAAGTATCTGGCAACGACTGGAGATCTGCCTCTGAAGCTAGTTGATACGGTAATTACAGGTTCACTGAAAGAGTGGCAAGAGCAAGCATTGGCACTTCAAAAACAAGTTGACGCATTTTTTATTCTCAACCACCACACTTTAAAAGATAACCAAAATAAATCTGTTGACCCACTAGCGGTAGGAAGCTGGTATTTAGAGCATATTAAGCGGCCTGATGTTGCTCATGAACGGCAGTTTGTAGAAGCAGGTATATTAGCCGCCGTTGATGACTCAGGCTATAAACAAGCATTTGAGGCTATGCATGTAGCACATCGCATCTTACAAGGAGAATCCCCTGCTACTATCCGCGTCTATGCACCAGAGCGAGGGGCTAGACTACTTAACCGCAAACGAGCTGCAATGCTTGGCTACAGTGCACTAGAAAAAAATAATGCACTAGTTGAGGAGTACATTGAGCATGCCCATGCTATGACCGCAAAAACAGCGGCGTTACAGAAATCCCACACTCAATAAATAGACGAGAGGCTTATGTCACTGTTTGCTCGCCTGCTTTCCTGGTCAATAATCTCTATATTTCTGGTTGTTGGCCTGCTTGCTTTCAGTAACTCTCATCATATCAGTAATATTGCAGTTCAATCTACTGATCAGCTATTAACCAGCCGTTTAAAAGCTATTGAAACTTATTTCTCAGACCAGTACATCACTAACATTCTGGATGACCTTAAGCTACTCAGCCAAGCCCCTAGTCTCAATAATTTGCTTGCAAGCCCTGAGCAGGAAAAAAAACTACACCGTGTAGAGGTGGCAAAGTTTTTTCAGCGGGTAGTCAAAACAAATACTTCATATAAAAAGTTAGAAGTGTTTGATACAGAAGGACTTCAACTGTTGGCTATCAGCCCAACCAAACGCTTTTATCAATATAATAACCTAAACCAATTATTCACAAACAATGCATTGCAAAACGAAAAAGCGGCCTTATTCAGTAGCATGTGTCAGGATCAGCATCGTCAAGTATTAACCTCATCCCCGCTTCCCACCGATGACGGCGACACCCTGCTTTATGCAGTGATGGGCCTCACTGATCCAGATATCGGTCGATTTGGTGGGGCAATTATAGTGACGGTTAGCTTACAAAAATTCTTTGATCGTTTGAATAAGCTATTCAAGCAAGCATCTGATAGTCAAACGTCAATGTATATTAAGTTAATTGATAGCCAAAATAACCGAACCCTAATAAATCTACAGAGTCATGTTTCTCCCATACCTGGTCAAGAATGGTTAGAGCCTATCCTCAACCTACTGCTCAATGATATTGATCTGGTTGCCCAGGGTAATTTACCCCTAGGCCCCTATCAGTCACATGCGCTTCAGTTAGAATTTGGCATTCCTAAAGAAGTTATTTATAACCAAGTAGTCAAATCACTTGCACCTGTGTTTTCAGCAGCAGGCCTTGTCCTCCTGTTAAGTATTGCATTCAGTGCCTTTATTTCTCGCAGCATTGCCTTGCCTATAACCGCACTAAGTAAAGCCAGTGGCCAGTTAAGCCAAGGTAACTTCTCAGTCACTGTTTCTGAAGAGGTACAGGGTAGCGAGCTAAAACAACTATCAAGAACCTTTAATAAAATTGGTAAAAGCTTACAAAGGTATACAAAGGAAATTTCATTTCTTGCATTTCATGATCCACTGACCAGATTACCCAACCGTATTAAGTTTATTCGCCATCTTAACAATATGATTGCCGATTTTAATAAAATTGACTCACAGGGAAGTGCATCTGGTTTCGCAGTAATATTTATTGACCTGGATGACTTTAAAGGGATTAATGACAACTTTGGGCATCAAGTAGGGGATAAGTTGTTATGTGCCGTCTCCCATTTAATTACGAACAACCTGCGAGCCAGTGACTTTATCGCTACTAGTAACGAACTCACTTGCTTACCAGAAAAAGACCGAGAAATAGTCGCTCGCATAGGTGGTGATGAGTTTCTTATTTGTTTACCCAATATTACCCAACCAGAGCAAGCATCTCATGTTGCTGAACGTTTGTTAACAGCCTTGCAACAACCTATTCAGGTTGATAAAGAAGAACTATTTATAGAAGCTAGCCTTGGTATAGTGTTATATCCCCAATCAGGAAAAAGTGCGGAAGAATTAATCAAATTTGCAGATATTGCTATGTATGCAGCCAAGGATGAAGGCAAACGAACTTACTCTCATTTTAGCCCTGAAATGAGCTTACACCTTAAAAATATTGCTGACGTTGAGCGGGATCTGCGTAAAGCACAGAAT comes from Spartinivicinus poritis and encodes:
- a CDS encoding STAS/SEC14 domain-containing protein is translated as MFKVTHSGTNRLDISLSGKMDSKEMNAVLDELANKARDIENGTLLYEITDFHFPTLGAIAVEFSRLPEMIKLMKKFKRAAVLADKTWLKKVSELEGAFFPGLEVKAFNWNQKLEAEAWLLS
- a CDS encoding ABC transporter substrate-binding protein, with amino-acid sequence MRLIWIYWLWLVPAVFLSTSVSSATPKSNNEKLHLLVISSYHREYLWSQDTHRGLVDALIKFNYLDSKQQAETFTNTDRVTSTRAVIHKLWMDTKRKNTIKEIHQTVNRIMSFIEQFKPSLVLLGDDNATNYIGNQLLDTETPVVFWGVNGYPVKYGLLDSIERPGHNVTGIYQAGYLKEGVDYLHKLLPDLKTFAVLSDDSPTGRSKAKEIKYLATTGDLPLKLVDTVITGSLKEWQEQALALQKQVDAFFILNHHTLKDNQNKSVDPLAVGSWYLEHIKRPDVAHERQFVEAGILAAVDDSGYKQAFEAMHVAHRILQGESPATIRVYAPERGARLLNRKRAAMLGYSALEKNNALVEEYIEHAHAMTAKTAALQKSHTQ
- a CDS encoding bifunctional diguanylate cyclase/phosphodiesterase, which translates into the protein MSLFARLLSWSIISIFLVVGLLAFSNSHHISNIAVQSTDQLLTSRLKAIETYFSDQYITNILDDLKLLSQAPSLNNLLASPEQEKKLHRVEVAKFFQRVVKTNTSYKKLEVFDTEGLQLLAISPTKRFYQYNNLNQLFTNNALQNEKAALFSSMCQDQHRQVLTSSPLPTDDGDTLLYAVMGLTDPDIGRFGGAIIVTVSLQKFFDRLNKLFKQASDSQTSMYIKLIDSQNNRTLINLQSHVSPIPGQEWLEPILNLLLNDIDLVAQGNLPLGPYQSHALQLEFGIPKEVIYNQVVKSLAPVFSAAGLVLLLSIAFSAFISRSIALPITALSKASGQLSQGNFSVTVSEEVQGSELKQLSRTFNKIGKSLQRYTKEISFLAFHDPLTRLPNRIKFIRHLNNMIADFNKIDSQGSASGFAVIFIDLDDFKGINDNFGHQVGDKLLCAVSHLITNNLRASDFIATSNELTCLPEKDREIVARIGGDEFLICLPNITQPEQASHVAERLLTALQQPIQVDKEELFIEASLGIVLYPQSGKSAEELIKFADIAMYAAKDEGKRTYSHFSPEMSLHLKNIADVERDLRKAQNNLDQFELLYQPFIEKGTGKIIGAEALLRWNHPSKGVISPHVFIGIAETTGLILPMGEWIINKVCQQLANWQGVTSPAFYVAVNLSAKQIHRQDVATILQEKIQQFSISPQQIHVEVTESLLMKDENKAKKTIDAIRDIGIQVWLDDFGTGYSSLSYLRKFQFDGVKIDRSFVRDIDDDAHDRALCTAIISMAKNMNMQVVAEGIETKTQAEFLIEKKCCIGQGYYYSKPISAEAFAASFFQRKKLA